One genomic window of Actinoalloteichus hoggarensis includes the following:
- a CDS encoding phage portal protein, translating to MVIGWPRLIVDSLHERMDITGFRLPGAESRHEELWRVWQVNGLDEGYQQAHVDALVMRRSFVIVGSDENDPATPLVTVESPLQVFGWCADRLAR from the coding sequence GTGGTCATCGGGTGGCCGCGTCTCATTGTGGACTCCCTGCACGAGCGGATGGACATCACCGGGTTCCGCCTGCCCGGTGCGGAGTCTCGGCATGAGGAGTTGTGGCGGGTCTGGCAGGTCAACGGCCTGGACGAGGGATACCAACAAGCGCACGTCGACGCGCTGGTGATGCGCCGTTCCTTCGTGATCGTCGGCAGCGACGAGAACGATCCGGCCACACCGTTGGTGACGGTGGAGTCTCCGCTTCAGGTGTTCGGGTGGTGTGCTGATCGGTTGGCGCGTTGA
- a CDS encoding GuaB1 family IMP dehydrogenase-related protein has product MQFLDGHRPAHDLTYDDLFLVPRRSEVESRFDVDLSTSDGTGTTLPLVVANMTAVAGRRMAETVSRRGGLVVLPQDVAPAAVAEIVDWVKHRHSVWDTALVLRTDDSVADALNLLPKRAHGLVVIVDDDHRPVGTVDEAACTGVDRFTRLGEVLDTELVVVSTGTEPREVFDRLHGRQATAALSVDADGRLVGVLTGLGALRAGIYQPALDTAGRLRVAAAVGVNGDVAAKAAALLEAGVDTLVVDTAHGHQEKMLGALRAVRALDPRVPVAAGNVVTAEGVRDLVEAGADIVKVGVGPGAMCTTRMMTGVGRPQFSAVAECAAEARALGRHVWADGGVRHPRDVALALAAGAASVMIGSWFAGTYESPGDLRRDESGRAYKESFGMASKRAVGARTRADSAFDRARKGLFEEGISSSRMLLDPKRPGVEDLIDEISSGVRSACTYAGAHTLEEFHERALLGIQSAAGFAEGRPLPAGW; this is encoded by the coding sequence GTGCAGTTCCTCGACGGACACCGCCCCGCCCATGACCTGACCTACGACGACCTCTTCCTCGTGCCACGGCGCTCCGAGGTCGAGTCCCGCTTCGACGTGGACCTGTCGACGTCGGACGGCACCGGGACGACGCTGCCGCTGGTGGTGGCGAACATGACCGCGGTCGCGGGCAGGCGGATGGCCGAGACCGTCTCGCGGCGCGGTGGTCTGGTGGTGCTGCCGCAGGACGTGGCGCCCGCGGCCGTCGCGGAGATCGTCGACTGGGTCAAACATCGGCATTCCGTGTGGGACACCGCTCTGGTGCTGCGCACCGACGACTCGGTGGCCGACGCGCTCAACCTGCTCCCCAAGCGGGCACACGGGCTGGTCGTGATCGTCGACGACGACCATCGACCGGTCGGCACCGTGGACGAGGCGGCCTGCACCGGCGTGGACCGGTTCACCCGACTCGGCGAGGTGCTCGACACCGAACTGGTCGTGGTGTCCACCGGCACCGAGCCGAGAGAGGTCTTCGACCGGCTGCACGGCAGGCAGGCGACCGCCGCGTTGTCGGTCGACGCCGACGGCCGACTCGTCGGTGTGCTGACGGGCCTCGGCGCGCTCCGCGCGGGGATCTACCAGCCTGCGCTCGACACGGCGGGCCGCCTCCGGGTCGCCGCGGCCGTCGGGGTCAACGGCGACGTGGCCGCGAAGGCGGCGGCACTACTCGAAGCCGGTGTCGACACCCTCGTCGTGGACACCGCACACGGACACCAGGAGAAGATGCTCGGCGCGCTGCGGGCGGTGCGCGCCCTGGACCCGAGGGTGCCGGTGGCGGCGGGCAACGTGGTGACCGCCGAGGGCGTCCGTGATCTCGTCGAGGCCGGGGCGGACATCGTCAAGGTCGGCGTGGGCCCGGGCGCGATGTGCACGACGCGGATGATGACCGGCGTCGGCAGGCCGCAGTTCTCCGCCGTCGCCGAATGCGCCGCCGAGGCCCGCGCCCTGGGCAGGCATGTCTGGGCGGACGGCGGCGTCCGGCATCCGCGTGACGTCGCGCTGGCCCTGGCGGCGGGCGCCGCCTCGGTGATGATCGGCTCGTGGTTCGCGGGCACCTACGAGTCTCCGGGCGATCTGCGTCGCGACGAGTCGGGCCGGGCCTACAAGGAGTCGTTCGGCATGGCGTCCAAGCGCGCCGTCGGGGCTCGTACGCGCGCCGACAGCGCGTTCGACCGCGCACGGAAGGGCCTGTTCGAGGAGGGCATCTCCAGCTCGCGAATGCTGCTCGACCCGAAGCGCCCCGGCGTCGAGGATCTGATCGACGAGATCTCCTCCGGCGTCCGCTCCGCCTGCACCTATGCGGGCGCGCACACCCTGGAGGAGTTCCACGAGCGGGCGCTGCTGGGCATCCAGTCCGCGGCGGGCTTCGCCGAGGGCCGCCCGCTGCCCGCGGGCTGGTGA
- a CDS encoding PLP-dependent aminotransferase family protein yields MPADWTTLRELLLPEMSEATRGRRERTLTEALRNGIRVGRLAARTRLPSSRDLAAQLRLARGTVTSAYAQLVAEGYLIAVRGSGTSVAEIVDRRAEPRAAVDPQAPPGAWDLRPGLPALAAFPRTAWVSAVRAGLAELPDADLGYPDPVGLHALRAELAAYLGRVRSVHADPAEVIVTRGAAEGFSLMGACLAGRGHREIAVENPGHPGQPRLFAEVGLSAVPIPVDEDGLRVDLLAETTARAVLVTPAHQFPLGVALAPHRRLALVEWARRVNGLILEDDYDAEHRYDRAAIGAMRSLAPDHVAYLGSVSKTLAPALRLGWLVPPPDVRAEVARVKLLRDLGSSTIDQAALARLLRDGGYDRHLRRTRRLNRHRRDALVDALTRCLPDWRVIGVAAGLHLVAGLPDGVDDTELSEALARAGVTVPPLTDYLRDPTRAAPFAGLVLGYAGLTPDRLRAAVRVAATVYRGRATQAQAARDAGPEAATARKLPVCSSSTDTAPPMT; encoded by the coding sequence ATGCCTGCGGACTGGACCACCCTGCGCGAGCTGCTGCTGCCCGAGATGTCCGAGGCGACCCGAGGACGTCGGGAGCGGACGCTGACGGAGGCCCTGCGAAACGGCATCCGCGTCGGACGACTCGCCGCCCGGACCCGGCTGCCGTCCAGCCGGGATCTCGCCGCTCAACTCCGCCTCGCCAGAGGAACCGTGACCAGCGCCTACGCCCAGCTCGTCGCCGAGGGATACCTGATCGCCGTCCGCGGGTCGGGCACCTCGGTGGCCGAGATCGTCGACCGGCGCGCCGAACCACGGGCCGCCGTCGACCCGCAGGCTCCGCCCGGGGCCTGGGACCTGCGGCCCGGGCTGCCCGCGCTCGCCGCCTTCCCCCGCACCGCCTGGGTCTCGGCGGTGCGCGCCGGACTCGCCGAGCTGCCGGACGCGGACCTCGGCTATCCCGACCCGGTCGGCCTGCACGCCCTGCGTGCGGAGTTGGCGGCCTATCTGGGACGGGTGCGCTCCGTGCACGCCGACCCGGCCGAGGTGATCGTCACCAGGGGCGCCGCCGAAGGGTTCTCACTGATGGGGGCCTGCCTGGCCGGGCGTGGACATCGAGAGATCGCCGTGGAGAACCCGGGGCACCCCGGCCAGCCTCGCCTGTTCGCGGAGGTCGGCCTGTCCGCGGTGCCGATCCCCGTCGACGAGGACGGGCTTCGCGTGGACCTGTTGGCCGAGACGACCGCGCGCGCGGTCCTGGTCACTCCGGCCCACCAGTTCCCACTCGGCGTGGCACTGGCCCCCCACCGCAGGCTGGCCCTCGTGGAGTGGGCTCGCCGGGTGAACGGGCTGATCCTGGAGGACGACTACGACGCCGAGCACCGCTACGACCGCGCCGCCATCGGGGCGATGCGCTCCTTGGCGCCCGATCACGTCGCCTACCTCGGCAGCGTGTCCAAGACGCTGGCCCCGGCCCTGCGTCTCGGCTGGCTCGTGCCGCCGCCGGACGTGCGGGCCGAGGTCGCGCGCGTCAAGCTGCTGCGTGATCTCGGCTCCAGCACCATCGACCAGGCCGCGTTGGCCCGTCTCCTCCGCGATGGCGGCTACGACCGGCATCTGCGCCGTACCCGTCGCCTCAACCGACATCGCCGGGACGCCCTGGTCGACGCGCTGACCCGCTGTCTGCCGGACTGGCGCGTGATCGGCGTGGCCGCGGGCCTGCACCTGGTGGCCGGGCTGCCCGACGGCGTCGACGACACGGAGCTGAGCGAGGCCTTGGCGCGGGCGGGGGTGACCGTTCCGCCACTGACCGACTATCTGCGCGATCCGACGAGAGCGGCCCCGTTCGCCGGTCTGGTCCTCGGCTACGCGGGCCTGACCCCGGACCGGCTGCGTGCGGCGGTGCGGGTCGCCGCGACCGTCTACCGGGGCCGGGCCACGCAGGCGCAGGCGGCCCGCGACGCGGGCCCCGAGGCGGCGACGGCCCGTAAGCTGCCGGTGTGCAGTTCCTCGACGGACACCGCCCCGCCCATGACCTGA
- a CDS encoding DMT family transporter: MTSGMPSFPARGQSPSPGVAIAAGLAGIVLVGGSVPVTGLLDDYPLFAAQSLRYLIGAACLSGWLLSRERVSAGRQAAEGTTARRVAAGPRNHGPSSRRPRRWSWRPRTPASRSPSPRVPDVRESDDGPPSTVRLRPAGPSSGRAPSVGPPSGASASPEPPHVAPVRGPGRRTAGLPIPGLRDLLALTAVAATGMVGFSILVLLAQRHADPGLVAAVVGAAPLLIGVLAPLAAGSRPGGRVVLGAVLVVAGAAVLSGGGSWQGPGLLLAGLALVGEASFTLLAAGPVRRLGAMATAAYACLLAGVGAGLVSVVVEGPSTWRIPEVTETAALLVLGVLVTAVAFACWFHCVSIVGADRASLLIGAMPVAGLTAAVLLGMQGLTAAAVLGACLVAVGCVLGLGARRPGHRTGRRPGAGAAPIRAEADSASED; encoded by the coding sequence ATGACGTCGGGAATGCCGTCCTTCCCCGCCCGCGGCCAGTCCCCGTCGCCCGGCGTGGCGATCGCGGCGGGTCTGGCGGGCATCGTCCTGGTCGGGGGCTCCGTGCCGGTCACCGGGCTGTTGGACGACTATCCGCTCTTCGCCGCTCAGTCCCTGCGGTATCTGATCGGGGCCGCCTGTCTGTCGGGGTGGCTGCTGTCACGTGAGCGGGTGTCGGCGGGACGGCAGGCGGCGGAAGGGACCACGGCGCGGCGCGTCGCCGCCGGGCCGCGGAATCACGGGCCGTCGAGCCGTCGGCCGCGTCGGTGGTCGTGGCGTCCTCGCACACCGGCTTCTCGCTCGCCGAGTCCGCGGGTACCGGACGTCCGAGAGTCGGATGACGGCCCCCCGTCGACCGTGCGGCTGCGCCCTGCCGGGCCGTCGTCCGGCCGGGCGCCGTCCGTCGGCCCGCCGTCCGGGGCGTCGGCGAGTCCCGAGCCCCCGCACGTCGCCCCCGTCCGGGGGCCGGGCCGCCGGACGGCAGGCCTGCCGATCCCCGGTCTCCGTGACCTTCTCGCGCTCACGGCGGTGGCCGCGACCGGCATGGTGGGCTTCAGCATCCTCGTGCTGCTCGCCCAGCGGCATGCCGATCCCGGCCTGGTGGCCGCCGTGGTCGGGGCGGCGCCGCTGCTGATCGGCGTGCTCGCCCCGCTGGCGGCGGGCAGCCGACCTGGTGGCCGGGTCGTCCTCGGCGCGGTGCTGGTGGTGGCGGGCGCCGCGGTGCTCTCCGGCGGCGGCTCCTGGCAGGGCCCCGGGCTGTTGCTGGCAGGTCTCGCCCTCGTGGGGGAGGCCTCCTTCACCCTGCTCGCCGCCGGGCCCGTGCGGCGGCTCGGCGCGATGGCGACGGCGGCGTACGCCTGCCTGCTGGCCGGGGTGGGCGCGGGCCTGGTCAGCGTGGTCGTCGAGGGGCCGTCGACCTGGCGGATCCCCGAGGTGACCGAGACGGCCGCCCTGCTGGTGCTGGGCGTTCTGGTCACCGCCGTCGCCTTCGCCTGCTGGTTCCACTGTGTGTCGATCGTCGGCGCCGATCGCGCCTCGCTGCTGATCGGTGCGATGCCGGTGGCGGGGCTGACGGCGGCGGTGCTGCTCGGCATGCAGGGTCTCACCGCCGCCGCGGTGCTCGGCGCGTGCCTGGTGGCCGTGGGCTGCGTCCTGGGGCTGGGCGCACGACGTCCGGGGCACCGGACCGGTCGGCGCCCGGGCGCCGGTGCGGCCCCGATCCGGGCCGAAGCGGATTCGGCATCGGAGGATTGA
- a CDS encoding glycerophosphodiester phosphodiesterase, with protein sequence MVRTSTFTASLLIGAVLFTSGIGQAAATPAPVAPAAQAVPDVDLAGPPHRGDFDIQAHRGGMAYLPEGTLPAFENALRIGVTTLELDIQITADGREVVTHDRLINPARCRDTAPVFEGDPDFPYAGRYVHTLTFAQVRTLDCGSQTHPDYPEQRPAPGEMMPTLREVFALVRRCGAHDVRFNIETKVEAGAPEETAPREEFVRVAAREIRRAGMLHRTTIQSFDWGALMLMRRVEPRLPLIALTEPNFLQVGEPGRSPWLGGLDIDDFDGSPVQAARSFGASALSPVHGTPQHGGVGDPDYVPFTTRELVEEAHEAGMTVVPWTINDTATMHKLIDDGVDGIITDYPRRLRAVAAEHGFELPKRYRHGHCGGRG encoded by the coding sequence ATGGTCCGGACATCCACGTTCACGGCATCACTGCTGATCGGGGCGGTGCTCTTCACCTCCGGCATCGGACAGGCCGCCGCCACACCGGCCCCCGTCGCTCCCGCCGCGCAGGCGGTTCCCGACGTCGACCTCGCGGGGCCACCTCATCGCGGGGACTTCGACATCCAGGCGCATCGCGGCGGGATGGCCTACCTGCCGGAGGGCACGCTGCCGGCGTTCGAGAACGCCCTGCGCATCGGCGTGACGACGCTGGAACTCGACATTCAGATCACCGCGGACGGGCGCGAGGTCGTCACCCATGACCGACTGATCAACCCGGCCAGGTGTCGTGACACGGCGCCGGTGTTCGAAGGCGATCCGGATTTCCCCTACGCGGGAAGGTACGTGCACACGTTGACCTTCGCTCAGGTGCGCACCCTCGATTGCGGATCGCAGACCCACCCGGACTACCCGGAGCAGCGGCCGGCACCCGGCGAGATGATGCCGACGCTGCGCGAGGTCTTCGCGCTCGTCCGCCGTTGCGGGGCGCACGACGTGCGCTTCAACATCGAGACCAAGGTGGAGGCGGGGGCCCCGGAGGAGACCGCGCCTCGGGAGGAGTTCGTCCGCGTCGCCGCCCGCGAGATCCGCCGGGCCGGGATGCTGCACCGCACCACGATCCAGAGTTTCGACTGGGGCGCGCTGATGCTGATGCGCCGGGTCGAGCCCCGGCTGCCGCTGATCGCGCTCACCGAGCCGAACTTCCTGCAGGTCGGCGAGCCCGGCCGGTCACCGTGGCTGGGCGGCCTGGACATCGACGACTTCGACGGCAGCCCCGTTCAGGCGGCCCGATCCTTCGGCGCGAGCGCGTTGTCCCCGGTGCACGGCACCCCGCAGCACGGCGGCGTCGGCGATCCGGACTACGTGCCCTTCACGACCAGGGAACTCGTCGAGGAGGCCCATGAGGCGGGCATGACGGTCGTGCCGTGGACGATCAACGACACGGCGACGATGCACAAGCTGATCGACGACGGGGTGGACGGCATCATCACCGACTATCCGCGACGGCTGCGCGCCGTGGCGGCCGAGCACGGCTTCGAACTGCCGAAGCGCTATCGCCACGGCCACTGCGGCGGCCGAGGCTGA
- a CDS encoding class II fumarate hydratase, whose protein sequence is MTEQQSGAPADGGEFRIEHDTMGEVRVPAEALWRAQTQRAVENFPISGRGLERAQIRALGLLKAAAGRVNGRLGVLDADLAEAIAEAAGEVADGLHDAHFPIDVFQTGSGTSSNMNANEVIATLATRRAGRDVHPNDHVNASQSSNDTFPTTIRVAATEAVVTDVIPALEHLAATLSKRADEWAQVVKSGRTHLMDAVPITLGQEAAAWAAQVRYGIERLQSSLPRLGELPIGGTAVGSGLNAPAGFGAAVSHELASVTGLPLTEARDHFEAQATQDGVVEVSGQLKTVAVSLFKIANDLRWLGSGPRTGLAELRLPDLQPGSSIMPGKVNPVISEATMMVVAQVIGNDSAVTFAGSQGNFQLNVMLPVIARNVLESCRLLASVARLLADKVVAGTEVDEDRAKEYAESSPSVVTPLNRYIGYEEAASIAKQSLKERKTIREVVLERGHVEAGRLTLEQLDEALDVLRMTNSTR, encoded by the coding sequence ATGACAGAGCAGCAGAGTGGCGCTCCGGCCGACGGCGGCGAGTTCCGCATCGAACACGACACCATGGGCGAGGTCCGGGTGCCCGCCGAGGCCCTGTGGCGGGCACAGACCCAGCGGGCCGTGGAGAACTTCCCCATCTCCGGTCGCGGCCTGGAACGCGCCCAGATCCGAGCGCTGGGGCTGCTCAAGGCCGCCGCGGGCCGGGTCAACGGCAGGCTCGGCGTGCTCGACGCCGATCTCGCCGAGGCCATCGCCGAGGCGGCGGGCGAGGTCGCCGACGGGCTGCACGACGCACACTTCCCGATCGACGTGTTCCAGACGGGCTCCGGCACCTCGTCGAACATGAACGCCAACGAGGTCATCGCGACCCTCGCCACCCGGCGCGCGGGGCGTGACGTTCACCCGAACGATCACGTCAACGCCTCGCAGTCCTCGAACGACACGTTCCCGACCACCATCCGGGTCGCCGCGACCGAGGCGGTCGTCACGGACGTGATCCCCGCCCTGGAGCACCTGGCGGCGACGTTGAGCAAGCGCGCCGACGAGTGGGCGCAGGTGGTCAAGTCCGGCCGCACCCACCTCATGGACGCCGTGCCGATCACCCTCGGTCAGGAGGCGGCGGCCTGGGCGGCCCAGGTCCGCTACGGCATCGAACGCCTGCAGAGCAGCCTGCCGCGGCTCGGTGAGCTGCCGATCGGCGGAACGGCCGTGGGCAGCGGCCTCAACGCTCCGGCCGGATTCGGCGCGGCGGTGTCGCACGAGCTGGCCTCCGTCACGGGGCTGCCGTTGACCGAGGCCCGCGATCACTTCGAGGCGCAGGCCACTCAGGACGGCGTCGTCGAGGTCTCCGGTCAGCTCAAGACCGTCGCCGTCTCGCTGTTCAAGATCGCCAACGACCTGCGCTGGCTGGGCTCGGGGCCGAGGACCGGCCTGGCCGAGCTGCGGCTGCCCGACCTCCAGCCCGGCTCCTCGATCATGCCCGGCAAGGTCAACCCGGTGATCTCCGAGGCGACCATGATGGTGGTGGCGCAGGTGATCGGCAACGACTCCGCCGTGACCTTCGCGGGCTCGCAGGGCAACTTCCAGCTCAACGTCATGCTTCCGGTGATCGCCAGGAACGTGCTGGAGTCCTGCAGGCTGTTGGCGTCCGTGGCCCGGCTGCTGGCCGACAAGGTCGTGGCGGGCACCGAGGTCGACGAGGATCGCGCCAAGGAGTACGCGGAGTCCTCGCCGTCCGTGGTGACTCCCCTGAACCGCTACATCGGCTACGAGGAGGCGGCCTCGATCGCCAAGCAGTCCCTCAAGGAACGCAAGACGATCCGCGAGGTGGTGCTGGAGCGGGGCCACGTCGAGGCGGGCCGACTCACGCTGGAGCAGCTCGACGAGGCGCTGGACGTGCTGCGGATGACCAACAGCACGCGCTGA
- a CDS encoding NAD(P)/FAD-dependent oxidoreductase — protein MAADDGHEVDLLVLGAGPAGLFAAYYAGFRGLSVAIVDALPEAGGQITAMYPEKMIFDVAGLPAVRGRDLVASLVAQADSGAPTWLLGRQARTLLTLPDGRLRMGLADGVLIDARAVLITAGLGEFRPRPLPGAGERVGGSVLHFVPQPRTHEGEDVVVVGGGDSAFDWAAALHPLARSVTLVHRRARFRAHPAMVRDVRERGVSIITDAEVAELVDGPAGLSEVVIRFADGEIRTLPAQRVIAALGFVADLGPIESWGIDVAQRTIPVDSTMRTSRELIYAAGDVTSYPGKVRLIATGFGEAATAVNNIAVALDPAAHLFPGHSTQA, from the coding sequence ATGGCGGCGGATGACGGCCACGAGGTCGATCTGCTGGTGCTCGGCGCGGGGCCCGCCGGGCTCTTCGCCGCGTACTACGCGGGATTCCGCGGACTGTCGGTGGCGATCGTGGACGCGCTGCCCGAGGCGGGTGGACAGATCACGGCGATGTACCCCGAGAAGATGATCTTCGATGTCGCGGGCCTCCCCGCCGTCCGAGGCCGTGATCTGGTGGCGTCGCTCGTGGCCCAGGCCGACTCGGGCGCCCCGACCTGGCTGCTCGGCAGGCAGGCACGCACGCTGCTCACGCTGCCGGACGGTCGACTTCGCATGGGGCTTGCCGACGGGGTGCTGATCGACGCGCGGGCCGTGCTGATCACGGCAGGCCTCGGCGAGTTCCGACCTCGGCCGCTGCCGGGCGCCGGGGAGCGGGTGGGCGGCTCGGTGCTGCACTTCGTGCCGCAGCCCAGGACACACGAGGGCGAGGACGTCGTCGTGGTCGGCGGCGGGGACTCGGCGTTCGACTGGGCGGCGGCGCTGCATCCCCTGGCCCGCAGCGTCACCCTGGTCCACCGGCGCGCTCGCTTCCGCGCTCATCCGGCGATGGTGCGGGACGTCCGGGAACGGGGTGTGTCGATCATCACCGACGCGGAGGTCGCCGAACTGGTCGACGGACCCGCCGGGCTCAGCGAGGTGGTGATCCGGTTCGCCGACGGTGAGATCAGGACCCTGCCCGCCCAACGGGTGATCGCCGCGCTGGGATTCGTCGCGGACCTCGGTCCCATCGAGAGCTGGGGGATCGACGTCGCACAGCGGACCATTCCCGTCGACAGCACCATGCGGACGTCGAGGGAACTGATCTACGCGGCCGGGGACGTCACCTCCTATCCGGGGAAGGTCCGGCTGATCGCCACCGGATTCGGCGAGGCCGCCACGGCGGTCAACAACATCGCCGTCGCGCTCGATCCCGCCGCACACCTCTTTCCCGGTCATTCCACGCAGGCGTGA
- a CDS encoding S1 family peptidase produces MRLRKSIAALFAAAVAPVLIATAGPAAASEDVDTSGTPVAEADTLISDADRVETMVVGGRDATQDYPFIATLIRPDGSLGCSGSLIDEEWVVTAAHCVYGGRADGNSLRVGSINGHEGGTVVDFTEIVIHPDYDDSEVTRIDMDIALLRLESPVPDAQPITLQARRPADDQYGLLLGWGQQCAEPGGCGQADILQELDVLIDNRLGCESGFNSETELCHVAAHGTGPCYGDSGGPVLAERSGFTYLAGLTARMGYPGVDGASPICGQGVTIATDVSAHYSWIQSHIRV; encoded by the coding sequence ATGCGACTCCGAAAGTCCATCGCGGCGCTGTTCGCCGCCGCCGTCGCCCCCGTCCTGATCGCCACGGCGGGACCGGCCGCGGCATCCGAGGACGTGGACACGAGTGGTACGCCGGTCGCCGAGGCCGACACGCTGATCTCGGATGCGGACCGCGTCGAGACGATGGTCGTCGGGGGTCGGGACGCGACCCAGGACTACCCGTTCATCGCGACGCTGATCCGCCCCGACGGCTCCCTCGGCTGCAGCGGCAGCCTCATCGACGAGGAATGGGTCGTGACGGCGGCGCACTGCGTCTACGGCGGCAGGGCCGACGGCAACAGCCTGCGCGTGGGCAGCATCAACGGCCACGAGGGCGGCACCGTCGTCGACTTCACCGAGATCGTCATCCACCCGGACTACGACGACTCCGAGGTCACCCGGATCGACATGGACATCGCGCTGCTCCGTCTGGAGAGCCCGGTGCCCGACGCTCAGCCCATCACGCTGCAGGCGCGTCGTCCCGCCGACGACCAGTACGGCCTCCTGCTCGGCTGGGGCCAGCAGTGTGCGGAGCCCGGCGGCTGCGGCCAGGCCGACATCCTCCAGGAGCTCGACGTCCTGATCGACAACCGTCTCGGCTGTGAGAGCGGCTTCAACTCCGAGACCGAGCTGTGCCACGTGGCGGCCCACGGCACCGGCCCGTGCTACGGCGACTCCGGCGGCCCGGTGCTGGCGGAGCGGAGCGGCTTCACCTACCTGGCGGGCCTCACCGCGCGGATGGGTTACCCCGGCGTGGACGGCGCCTCGCCGATCTGCGGCCAGGGCGTGACGATCGCGACCGACGTCAGCGCGCACTACAGCTGGATCCAGTCGCACATCCGCGTCTGA